The nucleotide window CAGAGTGTGCCGGGGAAAGTAGTCCTGGTAGCGCTGATTGACGAGCGTGTACACGTGGTCGGGCCCGTGGTAGGTGGCCACCTGAGCGGGCAGGCTCATGAGCACCTGACAGAGGCGCTGACGCTGGATTTCGGCGTCGGCGCGGGCGGCTTTTTCGGCGGCCTGGGCCTCACGCAGGGCCACTTCCACGGGGGAGCGGGGCTGGTCGGCCGTGTCGGTGAAGCTCACCCACATTCCGTCCCCGGAGCGGCGCGCGGCCAGGCGGTAGTAGTTGTCGTAGCCGTCGGCCTGGTAGTTGATATTGTAACTGCGTGGCTCCCCGCTGATGTAGGCATCCACATGAAAGTCGAAGGTGCCGTGGGCTTTGCTATGGGGCCACTGCTCGTTGTGGGTGAGCGTAGGCACTTCCGGCATGCGCATCATGCGCTGGGCCGCGGGATTGAGGTACTCGAAGCGAAAGTCCACGATGCTTCCCGAGCCGGCCGGGTCGTAGATGGGTGTGTAGTAAATCACGCCGGTCATCGACACGGCCAGCAAATCGGCCAGCAGGGCATCGGCGGGCAGGGAGCGGAGAGGCGCAGGTACCGGTAAGTCAGGCATTGCGTAGCGGTAAGGAATTGATCAGCTCAAAAATGGTAAATCGGGACGTGCTGCGGCAGCGCTGCCCGCAGGCCATAAGCCCTGGCGTAAACACCCGGCAGATTGCCTTTGTCAGCCCCCGCCCAGCCGAATGCGGAACGTAGCGCCCTGGCCCGGCTGGCTGTCTACCTCAATGGAGCCGCCGCGCGCTTCCACGATGCGGTTAACCAGGTACAGGCCCACCCCGGTTCCGGGCGTGTGCGTGTGCAGACGACGGAAAAGGTGGAACAGCTCGGCCCCGTGCTTTTGCGCGTCGAAGCCCAGGCCGTTGTCTTCCACCACCAGCACGGGTTGGTTGCGCTCCACCCACACCGACACGTGAATGCGCGCCGGCCGGTCGGGGTCGGCGTACTTCAGCGAGTTGCCCAGCAGGTTGAGCAGGATGGTGCGCAGGTTGGCGCGGGCAAACGACAGGGCCGGGCGCGCCGAGAAGTCGGTGGTGATGCGCGCCCGGGCCGCCCGCACCTGCGGCTCCAGGGTGTTGACAACTTCTTCGGTGAGGTCATCCAGCGAAACCAGCTCTGCCGGAGCCTGGCTGAGCTGCTGAGCCTGGCCCAGCGCGGCTAAGTCGTCGATGGTGACGCTGAGCTGCTGCAGCGCCTCCTGCACCAGGGGCACCAGCAGATGCTCTTCCTCCGGGTCGGCAAAAACGCTCCCGCGGCGCACCTCTTCCAGCAGGCCGGCCAGGTTGTTGACGGGCTGCTTGAGGTCGTGGGAGGCCGCGTACACAAAGTTGTCCAGGTCCTGGTTGGTGCGCATGAGCTGCTCGTTGGCCTGCTTGAGCTCGGTGATGTCGATGGCCGAGCCCACGTAGCCGTACAGCTCGCCGCTTGGGTAGAAGCTCGGGGCCCCCTGCGAGAGCAGCCAGCGGTACTCGCCGTCGTGGCGGCGCATGCGGTGCTCCAGCCGGTAGAGCGAGCGGGTGCTGATGGCCTGCTCCAGGGTGTGTTGGGCGCGCTCCAGCTCGTCTGCCGGTAGATAGGCCGCCCAGCCCGTGGCCTCATACTCTTCCAGGCTTACGCCCACAAAGTCCAGAAAGGCCTGGTTGGCGTAGCGGATGGTGGTGTCCGAGTTTACGGCCCACACCTGGTTGGGGGCGGCATCGGCCATGATGCGGAAGCGCGCTTCGCTTTCGCGCAAGGCGGCTACGGCCTGCTGCTGGGCCGTAACTTCAAACACAAATGCCAGAATGCCGTTCACCTGCCCCTGCTCGTCGCGGCGAGCTTGGTACACAAAGCTGAAGTAGCGGTTTTCCACCACTCCATCGGCCGGCCGGGCTATGGGCACCAATAGGGCCTGCTCCTCGTGCGTCAGGCCGGTATTGTACACGCCGCGCAGGAAAGAGGCAACGCGGGTACCCTCAATTTCGGGCAGGGCTTTAAAAACGGACTGGCCCAGCAGGTTCCGGCCCGGTAGCAGCAGCTGGTAGCCGGGGTTCACGAACTCGAATACCAGCTCCGGCCCAGCCAGGATGCAGATGCCGGCGGGGGCCTGCATAAATAACCCCAAAAGCCGCTGCCGCTCCTGCTCGCGCTGCTCCCGAGCCAGCACCTGCTCCGTAACCTCGAAGGCAAAAATGGAAACGCCGGCAACGGCGCCCTTTTCGCGGTACGTCTGGTAGGTGAAGGTGAAATACATGTCCTGATGCGGCCGGCCATCGGGTTGCGCCACCGTGAGCAGCAACTCATTGCCGTAGAAGGTTTCCCCCGTTCGGTAGACGTTGTCCATCAACGCTATAAAGCCATGCTCCACGGTTTCGGGCAGGGCTTCAGCCATGGGTAGTCCCACAAGCCGGCGGCCGGGAAACAGCGACTGATACGCCTGGTTCACATACTCATAGCAGTGCTCGGGCCCACTTAGCAGGGCAATTAAGGCTGGGGTCTGCTCAAATACCTGATAGAACGTTTCGCGCTCCTCCACCTGGCGCTGCGCGGCTTCCACCAAAGCCTGCTGCGTACGCACCAATTCGAGGTGGTGAGTGCGCAACTCCTCATTCGAGGCCTCCAGCTCTTCGTTGATAGCAGCCAGCTCCTGGTTCAGAACCTGCTCCTGCTCGCGGGCCAGCAGCTGCTCGGTCACGTCGCTGACCAGGGTATAGAAGCCCACAACCTGCCCATCGCGCATGTCGGGCACGTAATCGGTGTGGATGTGCCTGGTGAACCCCTCACGATAAGGCATTCGGGCCGAAAAGCTGAGCCGCTCGCCGGCCAGGGCCCGCCGGATGTAAGGCTCTACCCCGGCGTAGGCCTCCTCGCCTACCACCTCGCGCACGGGCCGCCCTAGTAGCTCCTCAGGCGTCTGGTTGAACCAGGCCTGGTAGGCGTGGTTGGCAAAGCGGTACTTTTCTTCGTGGTCGAGGTAGCCGATGAGCACCGGCAGTGCATCGGTGATAAGACGCAGCTGCCGGGTGGTGGCTTCGCTGGCCTGTAGCAGCCGGTCGCTGAGCACGCTTTGCGTCACGTCGGTCACTACGTGCAGAAGGTGGCTTACGCGCCCCTGCTCATCAAACACGGGGGCGTTGCGCGTCTGCCAGTAGCGCTCCACGAACCTGCCCGGGTGGTCGGGGTCGGGCACGTCGTAGCGCAGCCGGTCCATCTGGTGCGGCTGCCGGGTTTCCAGCACCTGCCGCAGCGAGGCCTGCACGTTCAGCACGGCATGGGCTTCGGGGTGGGCCGGGTTGTCGGGAAATGCCTCGAACACAGGTCGGCCCAGCAGGTCCTCGCGGCGGGTAAGCGTGGCAGCCAGGTACGTATCGCTGACTGCCACAATGCGCAGCTCCGCCGACAGCAGCAGGGTGGCATCGGGTAGTGCTTGGATAACGGAAAGCAGCGAGGCGGGTGGGAGCACGCGGAAGATCGGCATTAAGCCAGGTAAGGTAACCGATAAGCCGCCGCGCCTGAGCAAGTTGGGCGCCCGGAGCGCGAGTGGAAAAGCTGGTGCACCGGGCACTTCAGGCAGCCTCAACAGACAAGGCTGAAAGAGCCCGGAATAAAGCGCGTAAGGTAGGCTTTTTGCGTGGGGTCAGTTCCAATTCAGGCCAGGATGGCCGGTCTGAGAAATAAGCCGGCAGGCCAACCGGAGTACGCCCAACTCCCGGGGCGGTAACATATCAGGCAAGCTGGCGGCCGACAAGTGCAATGGCACCAGGCCGGGCAAAGCTATTATTCCCGGTCGATGCGATACAGCCGGCCTTGGTCGGTGACGGCATACAAGGCGCCGTCGGCTCCCTGCGCAAGGTCCCGGAAGCGTTGGCCTTCGCCGGCCAGCAACCGTTCTTCGCCTACTACCCGGTTGTTTTCAAGCACCAGGCGCACGATGTGCTGGCCGCTGAGGCAGCCGATAAACAAGTTGTCTTTCCAGCCGGCAATCCGGTCACTGCTATAAAACGTCATGCCGCTCGGCGACACCACCGGGTCCCAGTAATACACCGGCTGCTCAAGCCCTTCGCGTTGCTGAATGGCACTGCCCACGGGCTGACCGCTGTATTCAATGCCATAGGTTATGGTCGGCCAGCCATAGTTAGCGCCGCTTTGGAGGCGGTTAAGCTCGTCGCCGCCGCGGGGGCCATGCTCACTTTGCCAGGCCTCCCCGGTTACGGGATGAATGGCCAGCCCCTGCGGATTCCGATGCCCGATGGAGAACAGCTCGGGGCGGGCACCTGCCGCGCCAAAAGCCGGGTTCCCGGGTGCCGGCTGCCCGTCCTTCGTGATGCGGATAATCTTGCCCAGGGCCGACGCTACGGCCTGCGCCTGGGGCCGCGTGGCCAGGTCCGACCGCTCGCCGGTGCTCACCAGCAGGTTGCCGGTGCGGTCAAACACCACCCGGCCGCCATAGTGCAGCGTGCCCTCGTACGGGGGCTCAGCCCGGTAAATCACGGTGGCTCCTTCCATCGCCTGGCCGTTGTCGGCCAGCCGGCCCTTGGCAATGGCCGTTACGTTGCCCCCCGGGCGGGCTTCCGAAAACGACCAGTATACCATCCGATTAGTCGCAAAATCAGGATCGAGGCACAGGCCCAGCAGACCTCCCTGCCCGGCTGCATTCACCGACGGTAGTCCCGTGATGGGCGCGCTTACCGCGCCGGAAGCGCTGACGATCCGCAAACGGCCGGCCTTCTCGGTCACCAGCAAGCGGCCATCAGGCAGGCTGGTGATGCCCCAGGGGTTGGCCAGCGAGGACGTAAGGATGGTTGCCCGGTAGCTGCCGGCAGGGGTAGTGACGCCATTCACGCGGGTTTGGCCGGTAAAAGCCGGCCGGTAGTTGGTATTGGCGGCTTTCGTTTCCACCGGAGAACCGGCCGGATCATTCGTGGCCGGGTCGGCAGCCGTATCGTTTTTGCGGGAACAGGAGAGCAAGGCCAGCGAGCAGCCAAGGATGCAAAGCAGGGACTGATTCATGGAAGATAAATTGAACGGTTGAACGGGTAGTACCCTTGTAACGCTCTTCCCTCGACTGCGGCCGAATCTTCCGTTGATTTCCCTACAGCGCCTGCTGAGCCCGGCCAGCGTATTATCCGGGGCCGGGAGCTGGATAGCGCCACGCTTCAGCGCTTAACCTGAAACCGGGCTGCTGCATTGCATTAAACGCCCTCAGCTTCTCCTGTGCCAAATCAGCAGGGCGCCCGTAAAACATTCACTTGCTACCTTGTCAACTTCAATGCCTCCAACCGAAGCTGATCAACTACAGTCGCTTGCTGCGATGCTCCTAAATCACTATTGAACAATTGCTTAAATAACTGAATGAAGTACACTTGGCTAGGTCTGTACACGCTGATATCTGTAGCAGTTCAGCCTGATCAAAGAATTATAGGAACGTATTACTCTGTTGGCGACAGATTCGAGAAGCATTCAAAGATTACGCTGAAGCCAGATGGAGTATTTGTCTACTCGGCTGGTGTAGGTGGCTGTCAGGTTGAGGTTACAGGTAAGTGGCGAGTGGAAAGAAATAGGCTGTATCTGATTAACGACAAAGAGTTTCAGAATAATCCTGCCGATACCAGCCGTTGGCGTCCCTTTTATCCTGATATGAGTTTATCGGCGTGGAAGCTTAGCACAAATGCTATTAAGCCACTACGGCCAGTACATAGTGGCTGCGTTGTGGATGGGAGAAGGCATGTTAGAGGGAAGTAACGAATGGTGTTAGTTGCAGGGCGCCCGTAAAACATTCGCTTCCTACCTTACCAGCTTCAACGCCACTCCCGAAGCTGATGCCCCGCCTTTCCTTCTTTGCCGCGCTGCTGCTGGCAGCCGTTCCCACTCTCGCCCAGAAAGCCAAAACCACCGAAAACCTCGTGCAATACGCCAAGCCGCTGGTGGGCACGGCTCGGATGGGGCACACGTATCCGGGGGCCACGGTGCCCTTCGGCATGGTGCAGCTCTCGCCCGATACCGACACGCTCAGCTACGAGCAGAACGGCAAGTACAACCCCAAAGTGTACGAGTACTGCGCCGGCTATCAGTACGCTGATAAAACCATCGTGGGTTTCTCACACACCCACTTCAGCGGCACCGGCCACTCCGATCTGGGCGACTTTCTGGTGATGCCCACCACCGGCCCCCTCCAACTCAACCCCGGCACCGCCGACCAGCCCGAACGCGGCTACCGCTCGAAGTATTCGCACCAAAACGAGGTGGTCGAACCCGCCTACTACCGCGTCAAGCTCGACGACCACAACATTCTGGCCGAGCTGACGGCCTCCAACCGGGTGGGGATGCACCAGTACACCTTCCCGCAGTCCGACCAAGCGCACATCATTCTCGACCTCACAGCTGGCATCTATAACTACCCTGATAAGAACGTTTGGACCTTCGTTCGGGTGGAAAACGACTCGCTCGTGACCGGGTACCGCCAAACCCACGGCTGGGCGCGTACCCGCACCGAGTACTTCGCCATGAGCTTCTCGAAGCCGTTTGTGAGCTACGGCAGCCGCAACCTGTCCAAGAAGCAGGTGTACCGCGGCTTCTGGGGCCGCTTCGACCAAACCAAAAACTTCCCCGAGCTGGCCGGGGAGCAGCTGCGCCTGTTCTTCGATTTCAAGACCACGGCCGGCGAGAAGGTGAAGGTGAAAATGGCCTTGTCGGGCGTGAGTTCCGAGGGCGCGCTACGCAACATGCGGGCGGAAGTTCCGGGCTGGGACTTCGAGGCAGTAAAGCGGGCGGGGCAGGCGATGTGGCAGCAGGAGCTAGGCAAAGTGGTAATTGAGTCGCCGAAGCGGGCCGACAAGGAGAACTTCTACACCGCCATGTACCACGCCGCCCTCAGCCCAACCACCTACATGGACGTGGACGGCCAGTACCGCGGCCTCGACCAGAACATCCATAAGGCCGAGGGCTTCACCAATTACACCACGTTTTCGCTCTGGGACACCTACCGAGCCCTGCATCCGCTCTACAACCTGCTACAACCCAGGCGCAACGCCGACATGGTGCAATCCATGCTGGCGCACTTCGACCAGAGCACCCTGCACATGCTGCCCATCTGGAGCCACTACGCCAACGAAAACTGGTGCATGATTGGTTACCACTCGGTGCCGGTGATTGTGGATGCCGTGCTGAAAGGCGTGGTGCCCGCCGACCAGGCCCAGCGCGCCCTCGACGCCTGCGTGGCCACCGCCCACCAGCAGCGCTACGACGGCATCGGCCTATACGAGCAGCTAGGTTACGTGCCCGAAGACAAAAGCGGCGCCTCCGTTTCCAAAACGCTGGAATACGCCTACGACGACTGGTGTATTGCGCAGTTGGCCAAAAAGCTGGGCAAGACGGACATCGAAGCGGAGTTCAGCAAGCGCGCCCAGAACTGGCAGAACGTGTACGACCAGCGCATCAACTTCATGCGCCCGCGCCTTGCCGACGGCTCCTTCCGCAAGGAGTTCGACGTGCTGAGCACCCATAATCAAGGCTTCAT belongs to Hymenobacter sp. J193 and includes:
- a CDS encoding PAS domain-containing protein translates to MPIFRVLPPASLLSVIQALPDATLLLSAELRIVAVSDTYLAATLTRREDLLGRPVFEAFPDNPAHPEAHAVLNVQASLRQVLETRQPHQMDRLRYDVPDPDHPGRFVERYWQTRNAPVFDEQGRVSHLLHVVTDVTQSVLSDRLLQASEATTRQLRLITDALPVLIGYLDHEEKYRFANHAYQAWFNQTPEELLGRPVREVVGEEAYAGVEPYIRRALAGERLSFSARMPYREGFTRHIHTDYVPDMRDGQVVGFYTLVSDVTEQLLAREQEQVLNQELAAINEELEASNEELRTHHLELVRTQQALVEAAQRQVEERETFYQVFEQTPALIALLSGPEHCYEYVNQAYQSLFPGRRLVGLPMAEALPETVEHGFIALMDNVYRTGETFYGNELLLTVAQPDGRPHQDMYFTFTYQTYREKGAVAGVSIFAFEVTEQVLAREQREQERQRLLGLFMQAPAGICILAGPELVFEFVNPGYQLLLPGRNLLGQSVFKALPEIEGTRVASFLRGVYNTGLTHEEQALLVPIARPADGVVENRYFSFVYQARRDEQGQVNGILAFVFEVTAQQQAVAALRESEARFRIMADAAPNQVWAVNSDTTIRYANQAFLDFVGVSLEEYEATGWAAYLPADELERAQHTLEQAISTRSLYRLEHRMRRHDGEYRWLLSQGAPSFYPSGELYGYVGSAIDITELKQANEQLMRTNQDLDNFVYAASHDLKQPVNNLAGLLEEVRRGSVFADPEEEHLLVPLVQEALQQLSVTIDDLAALGQAQQLSQAPAELVSLDDLTEEVVNTLEPQVRAARARITTDFSARPALSFARANLRTILLNLLGNSLKYADPDRPARIHVSVWVERNQPVLVVEDNGLGFDAQKHGAELFHLFRRLHTHTPGTGVGLYLVNRIVEARGGSIEVDSQPGQGATFRIRLGGG
- a CDS encoding PQQ-dependent sugar dehydrogenase, whose product is MNQSLLCILGCSLALLSCSRKNDTAADPATNDPAGSPVETKAANTNYRPAFTGQTRVNGVTTPAGSYRATILTSSLANPWGITSLPDGRLLVTEKAGRLRIVSASGAVSAPITGLPSVNAAGQGGLLGLCLDPDFATNRMVYWSFSEARPGGNVTAIAKGRLADNGQAMEGATVIYRAEPPYEGTLHYGGRVVFDRTGNLLVSTGERSDLATRPQAQAVASALGKIIRITKDGQPAPGNPAFGAAGARPELFSIGHRNPQGLAIHPVTGEAWQSEHGPRGGDELNRLQSGANYGWPTITYGIEYSGQPVGSAIQQREGLEQPVYYWDPVVSPSGMTFYSSDRIAGWKDNLFIGCLSGQHIVRLVLENNRVVGEERLLAGEGQRFRDLAQGADGALYAVTDQGRLYRIDRE
- a CDS encoding GH92 family glycosyl hydrolase yields the protein MPRLSFFAALLLAAVPTLAQKAKTTENLVQYAKPLVGTARMGHTYPGATVPFGMVQLSPDTDTLSYEQNGKYNPKVYEYCAGYQYADKTIVGFSHTHFSGTGHSDLGDFLVMPTTGPLQLNPGTADQPERGYRSKYSHQNEVVEPAYYRVKLDDHNILAELTASNRVGMHQYTFPQSDQAHIILDLTAGIYNYPDKNVWTFVRVENDSLVTGYRQTHGWARTRTEYFAMSFSKPFVSYGSRNLSKKQVYRGFWGRFDQTKNFPELAGEQLRLFFDFKTTAGEKVKVKMALSGVSSEGALRNMRAEVPGWDFEAVKRAGQAMWQQELGKVVIESPKRADKENFYTAMYHAALSPTTYMDVDGQYRGLDQNIHKAEGFTNYTTFSLWDTYRALHPLYNLLQPRRNADMVQSMLAHFDQSTLHMLPIWSHYANENWCMIGYHSVPVIVDAVLKGVVPADQAQRALDACVATAHQQRYDGIGLYEQLGYVPEDKSGASVSKTLEYAYDDWCIAQLAKKLGKTDIEAEFSKRAQNWQNVYDQRINFMRPRLADGSFRKEFDVLSTHNQGFIEGNAWNYSLYVPQDPAALIAKMGGEKKFLPHLDSLFTMHLPDMFFAETEDITRDGIIGNYVHGNEPAHHVAYLYNWTSQPYKTQARVRMILPKMYRPTPDGLGGNDDCGQMSAWYIFSALGFYPVAPGSPEYALGSPAVHGATINLENGNTFRITVRNQSDKNVYVRETRLNGQKLTRPFLQYADVVKGGELVFTMAGRP